A part of Lacibacter sp. H407 genomic DNA contains:
- a CDS encoding TIGR02757 family protein has protein sequence MKQQDLKKFLNAKVDFYNQPSFIKDDPICIPHLFTKKQDIEIAGFFAAIFAWGNRTTIINKSRELMQLMNMQPHNFCLNHDLGGLKRLTGFKHRTFTTDDLYYFIEFFHQHYSKHDSLETAFFPKKGMTVEEGLNHFKNYFFSFEHLKRTEKHVSAPMQKSTCKRLNMYLRWMVRDDNKGVDFGIWKNIKPADLICPLDVHVSRVARQYDLLSRKQDDWEAALELTANLRILDKNDPVKYDFALFGTGVMENKF, from the coding sequence ATGAAACAACAAGATTTAAAAAAGTTTCTCAATGCGAAGGTTGATTTCTACAATCAACCTTCGTTCATTAAAGATGATCCCATCTGCATCCCTCATCTGTTTACCAAAAAACAGGATATTGAGATCGCCGGTTTTTTTGCAGCCATCTTCGCCTGGGGCAACCGCACTACTATCATCAACAAATCAAGAGAACTCATGCAGCTGATGAATATGCAGCCGCATAATTTTTGTCTGAACCATGATTTGGGTGGATTGAAAAGATTAACAGGATTTAAGCATCGCACATTTACTACAGATGACCTCTATTACTTCATTGAATTCTTTCATCAACATTATTCAAAACATGATTCATTGGAAACAGCCTTCTTTCCAAAAAAAGGAATGACGGTGGAAGAAGGATTGAATCATTTCAAAAACTATTTCTTCTCATTCGAGCATTTGAAACGAACAGAGAAGCACGTTTCGGCACCCATGCAAAAATCAACCTGTAAGCGATTGAATATGTATTTGCGCTGGATGGTGAGAGATGACAACAAAGGCGTTGATTTTGGCATTTGGAAAAACATCAAACCAGCTGACCTTATTTGCCCACTGGATGTACATGTGTCAAGAGTGGCACGACAGTATGATCTGCTTTCCCGCAAGCAAGACGATTGGGAAGCGGCGCTTGAACTCACAGCCAATCTGCGTATCTTAGATAAGAACGATCCAGTGAAATATGATTTTGCGTTGTTTGGAACAGGTGTAATGGAAAATAAATTTTAG
- a CDS encoding cystathionine gamma-synthase: protein MKLDTKMIHAGSHPDPSTGAIMTPIYQTSTYVQEAPGVNKGFEYARSQNPTRFALEEAVAVIENGKFGLVFGSGVAATDAVIKLLAPGDEVIAASDMYGGTYRLFMKVFEKFGLKFIYVDTTNPDNVKAAITVNTKLIWLETPTNPLMNITDIKAVSVIAKEAGALLCVDNTFASPYLQNPLDLGADIVMHSATKYLGGHSDVIQGCLVMNDKELREKLYFIQKSSGAVPGPMDCFLVLRGIKTLAVRMRAHCANGAKIAHWLKANPKVAKVYWPGFTDHPGHEIAKAQMRDFGGMISFELKDDSIEEARRVLSSTHLFALAESLGGVESLINHPASMTHASIPREKRIKDGLHDSLIRLSVGIEDADDLIEDLAKAIG from the coding sequence ATGAAACTAGATACTAAAATGATCCATGCCGGTTCGCATCCCGATCCTTCAACCGGTGCAATTATGACACCTATTTATCAAACCAGTACGTATGTGCAGGAAGCGCCGGGTGTAAACAAAGGATTTGAATATGCAAGAAGTCAGAACCCAACCCGTTTTGCATTAGAAGAAGCAGTGGCAGTGATTGAAAACGGAAAGTTTGGTTTAGTGTTTGGCAGCGGCGTAGCAGCAACTGATGCAGTCATCAAATTACTTGCTCCCGGTGATGAAGTGATTGCAGCAAGTGATATGTACGGTGGTACGTATCGCCTGTTCATGAAAGTATTTGAAAAATTCGGGTTGAAGTTTATTTATGTGGATACCACCAATCCTGATAATGTAAAAGCGGCGATCACTGTTAATACAAAACTCATCTGGCTTGAAACACCTACCAATCCGTTGATGAATATTACCGACATCAAAGCGGTTTCCGTAATTGCAAAAGAAGCGGGTGCATTGCTTTGTGTTGACAACACCTTTGCTTCTCCCTATTTACAAAACCCGTTAGATCTTGGTGCTGACATTGTGATGCACTCCGCTACAAAATATCTCGGAGGCCATAGTGATGTAATACAAGGTTGTTTGGTCATGAATGATAAAGAATTGCGTGAAAAATTATACTTCATTCAAAAAAGCTCCGGTGCAGTTCCCGGACCAATGGATTGTTTTCTGGTGTTGCGTGGTATTAAAACCTTGGCGGTACGTATGAGAGCGCATTGTGCCAACGGTGCAAAAATTGCACATTGGTTAAAAGCAAATCCAAAAGTGGCGAAAGTATATTGGCCTGGCTTTACTGATCATCCCGGGCATGAAATTGCGAAAGCACAAATGCGTGACTTTGGCGGTATGATCAGTTTTGAATTGAAAGACGATAGTATTGAAGAAGCAAGACGTGTATTATCATCCACACATTTATTTGCATTGGCTGAAAGTTTAGGAGGCGTGGAAAGTCTCATCAATCATCCGGCAAGCATGACGCATGCCTCTATTCCAAGAGAAAAACGAATCAAAGATGGCTTGCACGATTCGCTGATCCGTTTGAGTGTTGGTATTGAAGATGCAGATGATCTGATTGAAGATCTTGCGAAAGCGATTGGATAA
- the asnB gene encoding asparagine synthase (glutamine-hydrolyzing), which produces MFDFYSMCGIAGIISINPHHVSTDRLKAMTDSIAHRGPDGEGFWLNENKTVGFGHRRLAIIDLSETGKQPMHFPFLTGEVRFGLTERGPRERARYSITYNGEIYNYLELKEELKQKGYTFFTHSDTEVILAAYDHWEDECLQQFDGMFAFAIWDEQEQTLFTARDRFGEKPFYYFFDGEQFLFASEMKALWAAGVEKKINHSMLLNYIGLGWVKNPADLSQTFYENISSLPQSHYLKLDMRTGKNEIGQYWDLDKETTSTITEAEAIEQFQQLLNTSVTRRLRSDVEVGTSLSGGLDSSSIAAIIKIQNPDSKLQTFTASFPGFEKDETAYAKQVANQFQLQQHFVTPTAETLLNDIEKLIHQQEEPFQSSSIYAQYKVYELAKQRGVKVILDGQGADETLAGYHKYIHWFLQEKSRDSSTVSRELKAFAQNNISVDWGWKNKLAAKFPEMAAVQLENKANKEILNNKFIANNYRKTNFNKKSIFKPTVSKLNDLLYYNTMRLGLEELLRYADRNSMAHGVEVRLPFLSHELVQFIFSLPSHYKLQNGFTKYILRESMKQTLPSSIVYRTDKIGYEPPQQQWMQSVGFKEFLQNSRQKLVKENILKKEILQQPVNAQSAHAVKNDDWRYFCAAHLL; this is translated from the coding sequence AGATTCAATTGCGCATCGTGGACCGGATGGTGAAGGTTTTTGGTTGAATGAAAACAAAACAGTTGGTTTTGGTCACCGGCGCTTGGCCATTATTGATTTAAGCGAAACCGGCAAGCAACCGATGCACTTCCCTTTTCTTACAGGAGAAGTACGCTTTGGTTTGACAGAAAGAGGGCCAAGAGAAAGAGCCCGTTACAGCATTACCTACAACGGAGAGATCTATAATTATCTGGAGCTGAAAGAAGAGCTAAAACAAAAGGGTTATACTTTTTTTACGCATTCTGATACAGAGGTGATCCTTGCTGCATACGATCATTGGGAAGATGAATGTCTTCAACAGTTCGATGGCATGTTTGCCTTTGCCATTTGGGATGAACAGGAACAAACGCTGTTTACTGCACGTGACCGTTTTGGTGAAAAGCCATTCTACTATTTTTTTGATGGTGAACAGTTTTTATTCGCCAGTGAAATGAAAGCTCTCTGGGCTGCAGGTGTAGAGAAAAAGATCAACCACAGCATGCTGCTCAATTATATCGGGTTGGGTTGGGTAAAAAATCCTGCTGATCTGTCGCAAACATTTTATGAAAACATCAGCAGCTTGCCACAATCGCATTATCTCAAACTGGATATGCGTACCGGTAAAAATGAGATCGGGCAATACTGGGATCTTGATAAAGAAACAACATCAACAATAACAGAAGCTGAAGCAATTGAACAGTTTCAACAACTACTCAATACATCTGTTACAAGAAGATTGAGAAGTGATGTGGAAGTTGGTACATCGTTGAGTGGCGGATTAGATAGTTCAAGCATTGCTGCAATTATCAAAATCCAAAATCCAGATTCCAAATTACAAACCTTCACCGCTTCGTTTCCTGGCTTTGAAAAAGATGAAACAGCTTATGCCAAACAGGTAGCAAATCAGTTTCAACTACAGCAACACTTTGTTACTCCAACAGCAGAAACATTATTGAATGATATAGAAAAATTAATTCATCAGCAGGAAGAACCATTTCAATCGAGCAGTATTTATGCGCAATACAAAGTATATGAACTTGCGAAGCAACGGGGCGTAAAAGTTATTCTTGATGGACAAGGTGCAGATGAAACACTTGCGGGTTATCATAAATACATTCATTGGTTTCTCCAGGAGAAAAGTCGTGATTCGTCAACCGTTAGTCGTGAGTTAAAGGCATTCGCACAAAACAATATTTCAGTTGATTGGGGTTGGAAAAACAAACTTGCTGCAAAGTTTCCCGAAATGGCAGCAGTACAATTAGAAAACAAAGCCAACAAAGAAATACTGAACAATAAATTCATTGCGAATAATTATCGTAAAACAAATTTTAATAAGAAAAGTATTTTCAAACCAACTGTCAGCAAGCTCAACGATCTGCTGTATTATAATACCATGCGGCTGGGATTAGAAGAATTGCTGCGTTATGCTGATCGTAACAGCATGGCACATGGCGTGGAAGTGCGTTTGCCATTTTTATCGCATGAGTTGGTGCAGTTTATTTTTTCATTGCCTTCGCATTATAAACTGCAAAACGGTTTTACCAAATACATCTTAAGAGAAAGTATGAAGCAGACGCTACCTTCTTCCATTGTTTACCGAACCGACAAGATCGGTTATGAACCACCGCAGCAACAATGGATGCAATCGGTAGGTTTTAAAGAATTTTTACAAAACAGCCGACAAAAACTGGTGAAAGAAAACATCCTGAAAAAAGAAATTCTGCAGCAACCTGTGAATGCACAATCAGCACATGCTGTTAAGAATGATGATTGGCGTTATTTCTGTGCGGCGCATCTGTTGTAA